TGTTGTACCTGCTGTTAAAGTTACCGTAGCATTGTTATTATACGGATTTACATAAGTTCCTGCTAAAGCTGCTGGGATTACATACGATTTTGATGCATTTCTCAAATTCGACATTACGATTACTTTTTCTGAACCTAATGTTTTGGTAAAAATGCTAATGTCGTCATTTGCATAGGTTGTTAAATCTCCACGACGAATTGCAGCACTTGTCGTTCTGAAATTTAAGATTTTTGCAAAATCTGCGGCTGCTGTTGGATTTTGAGACCAGTTAAATTTAAAGTTCTGCCACGGCCAGTCAGTTTTGGGTTCGTAGTCGATTTCTTGTCCGCTCATTAAAAAAGGAACCCCTCTCATGTAGGCTGAAACTAAGAAGTTGGCAACGATTCCGTTATGGTTTTTAAATGCTACGAATGGTCTTCTTACGCCATCATCATTCGTGTAAGTATCATGGTTACCAGTATATCGAACGATTTGCTGATTTCCAGTTGCTTTAGCATATTCATAAGTAGTTTGGTCTTGAAGCCTTTGAGAAACTGGCCCTCCATTCGCAATATCATATAAACCACTGTGAAACCATCTGTCGCCATAATTCATGTCGAAACCAACTTGAAAGTTTTCTTGTCTGTCTCCTTCGGCTAACATTAATAAGTTATGAGAAGTTATGCTTCGAAGATTTGAATTCACTTCTGACCAAAAATCCAAAGGAGGATTATTAGCATAGTCACAACGGTAACCATCAATGTTGGCGGCAAAAATCCAGTAACGCATGGCATCTTTGATCGCTGCTCTTGTTGCCGAACTGTTAAGATCTAGCGCTGCAATATCGGAGAAGTTTCCTAATTGCTGAATTGTTGTGCCAGTTCGTTTATAATATTCAGGATGTGAAGCAATCCAGACATTGTCCCAAGAAGTTCCGTTGATGGCAATATCTAGAATTACTGCCATTCCGCGGCTGTGTGCACCATCAACTAAAGTTCTTAGATCGGCCAAAGAACCATATTCTGATCCTACGGCTTTAAAATCTTTGATACAATAGGGCGAAGGTGAACTTCGGGAATCGGTACCGTGGGGAAAAATCGGCATTAAATAAATAACATTGGTGCCGAGTGCTTTTATATTGTCTAATCTGGCGGTTACTCCGGCTAAATCTCCGTTGGCACTAAACGGACGAATATGCACCTGATACATATTGATATCTCTTGTGTCAGGCACTCCAGCAAATGGTGTTCCATACTGCGGAGGATCTTGTGCATAAACTGAACTTGCAAATAATAGTAGAAAGCAAATTAATGCTTTGGTAATATGAAATAATCTAGTGGTAATTTTGATTTTCATAATAATAGTTTTTTGAATGCTTGTCGGCATTTCTAACTAAAATTCATTCTCACTCGCATTGTTTTTAAATTCGACAAACATTTTGTGGTTAATAGTTTCAAAATAGTAAGTTTTTTGCTCAAAAATGAGCATAGGTTTTTCTGCCACGAATTATCGAATTAAGGATTTATCTAGAAAATCTTAATTCTGCAATTCGTGGTAAAAAAACTTAGATACTGAGTATCTTAAATTATAATTTTTTCAATCCCTTTAATTCTGCAGAATTTCCTTCTTTGATGCTGATAGCAACACCTCCTCCTGGAGCTAAATACTGCTTCAATTTGCTTTTTGAGTTTACGATCACTTTAGTAACGGTATATTTCTGTGGATTCTGATTCCAATTGGCATCTTTAGCATCGGCATAAATGGTAGCAATGAAGTTTTTTCCAGCGGGTAAATAATCAAATGAAATATTGGCTGTTCTGGCATTTTCATCTGTAATTCCGCCAATAAACCATTCGTTTTTGCCTTTTGCTTTACGGGCAATTGTAATATAATCTCCAGGTTCGGCTTCAAGAATATAACTGTTATCCCAATCTACAGCCACATCTTTAATGAACTGAAATGCATCTGGAAAACGCTCATAATTCCCCGGAATATCAGCAGCCATTTGCAGCGGACTGTACATAGTTACATAGTAAGCTAATTGTTTTACTAAAGTGGTATTCACTCGTTGTGAACTTCCTGTTCCATAATACGAAAGATCGGTCTGGAAAATTCCTGGGGTATAATCCATTGGACCTCCCATTAAGCGGGTAAATGGTAAAATTGTAGTGTGATCTGGAGCTAATCCTCCCATAGATTCGAACTCAGTACCGCGCGCTGATTCCTGAGCAATCCAGTTTGGAAAAGTTCGGTTTAATCCTGTTGGTCGAACGGCTTCGTGACTGTTAATCATAATTTTATAATCGGCAGCACGTTTCGCAACGTTGATGTAATGATTTACCATCCATTGTCCGTCATGATGTTCGCCACGCGGAATAATCTGCCCTACATAACCTGTTTTTACAGCATCATAACCGTTATCATTCATAAATTGAAAAGCACGATCTAGACGACGCTCATAATTGGTAGCCGATCCAGAGGTTTCATGATGCATGATAATTTTCACCCCTTTTGAAGCTGCATACGCATGAACCGCTTTTACATCAAAATCAGGATATGCAGTTACAAAATCAAAAACATCTTCTTTCCAATTGCCAATCCAGTCTTCCCAACCAATGTTCCAACCTTCGATAAGGATTGCATCAAAGCCATTTTTAGAAGCAAAATCTATGTATTCTTTTGCACGTTCTGTTGTAGCTCCATGTTTTCCATTTGGAGTAAGTTTCGTAAAATCATCTGTCATTTTTACGTTGTTTTCTTTCCCGAAAGCCCACGTACTTCTTCCTGCAACGAAATATTCCCACCAAATTCCGATGTATTTTACTGGTTTAATCCATGAAACATCTTTATAACTGGTTGGTTCGTTAAGGTTTAAAATTAATTTTGAAGCTAAAATATCAGTTGCTTTATCACTCACCACAATAGTTCTCCAAGGTGTTTGAGCATCAGTCTGCATATAGCCTTTTGCACCAACGGCATCGGGCGCCAAATGACTTGTCATTTTGTTGGTTTTAGCATCAACTTCAAGATACATTGCGGGATAGTTAATTAATCCTGCTTCGTGAATGTTGATATATAAACCATCATTAGACTTCATCATTGATGGTGTTTGTACGGACAATTCTTTGATTGGATGCTGTGCATTAATCTCAATCGTAGCTTTTTTCATCAAAGAAGGGATTTCTGAAATCTTCGAAGTTGTATAAGCATATTCGTTGGTGTCATAATCTCCTGGAATCCAGAAAATTTTATGATTTCCAGCCAATTGAAATTCGGTGCGTTCTTCTTTAATTACAAAATAATTCAGGTCATTTTGTTTAGGAAATTCATATCTAAATCCCAATCCGTCGTTAAATAAACGGAAACGAATGCGGATAAATCTATTGTTGTTTTTCGCTTGCGCTAAAGTGACAACCAATTCGTTGTAATGATTGCGAATTGTTTTTTCTTCTCCTAAAACTGGATTCCAATTTTCATCCACAGAAGATTGTGCTGTATTTGTAATGGTAAAACCATCCATAAACGAAGCATTGTTTTTAAGTTCTAAACCTAAAGAACTTGGTTTAATAACTGGTTTCTGTTTGTATGATAATTGGTAAGACGGAATGCCGCCTTCTTTTAACTCAAATTTTAGAGAAAGGTTTTTGTCTGGCGAAGTTATTTCTTGTGCCTGAAGTGAAAATACACTTAGGATAACAAAAAATAAAAGCGCTGCTTTTTTGTTCAAACGCATCTGAAGCAATGTTTTTTGGGATTGAAAATTCATTTTATTTAGTTTTTTGCAAAGCTAACTTTATTAAAAGCTTTTATTCTTTTTTAAGTATTAAATATTGGTAAGCTTCTAAATTAATTTCTGTACCAATAGAAATTGTACTTCCAGTTAATGCATCTTTCCAGTTGGTATTAGTCAAAGCAATTGGAGCCGTGTATTTAATAGATTTATTTTTAATATTGGCTACAATTAAGACTTTGTCATTTGTCGTTTCCATTGTAAAAACGCTTGCCTCGTTACTGCTGTAGCCTGTCAGTTTTCCTTTTCGAAGCGCTTCACTTGAATTTCTAAAGGCAATTATTTTCTGATATTCCAAAAGCATGTCATTATCTGCAGTAGACCAATCGATAGGGACGTTGTCAAAATAATCGATGCGTTTGCTGTACCCAATTTCCTGACCATTATAAATCATAGGAACAGATTTCATGCTTGATGCAATTACAAAAGCCGCAAGAGAACCTTTTTTTCCTCCAAAAAGTTCAAGTGGAGTTCCGTCAGAAAGATTCACGTCGTGATTTGTGGTATAACGTACAATTCTTCTTGAAGCATCCAACTGTCCATATTCTTTAGAGCTTTCAGTTTGAAGATAACTTGCAGGCTGAGCTTCTGAAAATACTTTTTCTAAAGCGCCGAAATAAGCAAAACCAAAAGTATAATCGAATCCTGCATCAAAATGATTTACTCTAGTACCTTCTGCCATTAATATCATTCTTTGGTTCTTGATTTTACGTATTTTAGAAATCGCCTCTGACCAGAAATTCATCGGAACAAAATCGGCTGCATCACATCTAAAGCCATCAATGTTGGCATTGTAAACCCAATATGACATGGCATCAATCATAGCTTTTTTCATTTCTGCATTGGTGTAATTTAACTGCGCCACATCTTGCCAGTTTGTTCCAGGCGGAATGGTAATGTTTCCGCTGGCATCTTTTTGGTACCAATCAGGATGAGCCGTTATCCATTGATTGTCCCAAGAAGTATGATTGGCAACCCAGTCTAAAATCACCGCCATATTTTTGCTGTGTGCTTCTGTAACTAAAGCGCGAAGATCTTCTAATGTTCCGTAATCAGAATTAACAGCTTTGTAGTCCTTAATAGAATAAGGGGAGCCTAATTTTCCGGCTGTTTTTATTTTTCCAACAGGATAAATAGGCATCAGATAAATGACATTGGCACCTAGTTTCTGAATATCTCCAAGTCGTTTCTGAACACCTTTTAAGTTTCCTTCAGGACTAAAAGAGCGCACATTTACCTGATAAATTACGGCATCTTCGTTGGCTGCCACTTTATCAAATGAAGATCCATACTGCTGATATTCGTTTTCTGTCCCTGGATTTGGCTCTGGTTTAGGGTTTTCTTCAGAAGAACTGCACGACACAAAAGCTATTGAAAGCAGTAAAGCAAGAAAAATGTTGGAGTTAGACTTCATAATTTTAAAATTAAATTGGATAGGTTTGAGCAAGCATTTTTTTTAGATAACCTGCCTTTTGCTCAGAAAGGCAGGTATCACTCAAAACTAATCTAACGAGTATGAATGTGCTAGATTATTTTTTAACTATAGTGCAAGTTGCTGTTGCAGGATAGCCATTTGTGTTTGGATCGGTTTCATCAATCGTGAAGGTAACTTCATAGGTTCCTGCCTCAGAAATGGTGTAAGCACCTGCATTATCTTTAGTAATAACATTTTTAGACTCATCAGCAGGGCCATAATTTACATCCCATTTGTTGTTCAATCTGAATTTCAATGCTCCAGGAACTAAGTCTGCTGTTACTTTCCATGTTTTAGTTTGATGATCATAGCTCATTGGTGTGCTGTTGTCCCATCCTCCCGCTTGAGAAGTTCCGACAATTCCCCATGCATAAGCAGTTGCAGACCATTTTAGCGAGTTCAAATTTACTTTAATTTGGTACGAACCTGCACTTGGAAGAAACAAATTGTCATCATCCATTCTAACTAAATCTTCATTAGTAGCACCAGCACCATAAAATTCAGCCCAAGTTCTGGCTGTATTTAATTTGAATGCTAATGCAGTACCTTCAGCAGTCATGTATCCTTGATAGACTCCTTTTTCTATTGCTGTTAAAGCTGCAGCAGTTTCGACCGCCCAACCTTGATAATCACCAGGCATATAAATTTCGCCAAAAACAACTGCTTTTTCATAAGGAGTTACCGTTATCTCAATAGGTTCTGAATAAATATTTCTATCCATGGCAGCCACGACTCTTACAGCTAATTTTCCGTCTGCGTTTGGCTGGATTCCTAAATCGGTTGCAATTTTATTCAAATCACGAACAGTAAAAGATTTACTCAAAACATCGTTTCCTGCTTCAAACACTTTAGCATTTAACCATGCCTTATTACCAGAAGTATTTGCTGGCAAATCAAACTGAACCGTATATAAAACGGGAGCTTCAATCGGGAAAGCAACATCAGACCAAGAAATAGTTGTTGCAGTTTCGTCGGCTGTATCTTCTGTAAGTACAATTTTGCTTGCAGAAGATGTAATGGCTGCAGGGAAACTAACCGATTTTAAAACGGTTAATTCTGCGTCAGATTCACAAGAGGTAACCACCATTACTAATGCAAGTAATGTTGCGAATTTATTTATATATTTTTTCATATTATTTAGCTGTTTTAGTAACCTGGATTTTGTTTAAGTCCTGGATTTGCATTTAAAGCTGAAGTTGGGATAGGGAATATTTTTCTATATTCTTCTGAAGCGCCTCTGAATTCATTTGGCAACAAAAATTTATCAAAACGAATCATGTCTTCTCTACGATGTCCTTCCCAATTTAATTCACGTCCTCTTTCATCAAAAATATCATCAAGAGTTGGGTTTGAAGCTAAAGCAGCAAGACCAGCACGAGTTCTAATAGCATCAACTAAAGGTTTCGCTGCTCCAGGATTCCCCAAACGAACATTACATTCAGCTGTCATTAACATAACATCGGCATATCTGTAAATTGGAAAATCATTTGAAGCTCCGCCACCGTTCATTGAACCTGCAGGATAAAATTTAACATTTCTAACACCTTCTTGAGCACCTGCTCCCGGATTATCTAATGAAGCTATGTCTAGTGTATAATTTACGTTACCTGGTTGAGGTCCTAACAGAAATTGTTTTTTACGAATATCTTTATCGTCATACTTTAGGTAAAAATCTTTTGGGACAACAGATCCGTTCCAACCACTGTAACCAAATAGAGCATTAGCATGTGGTCCAATTAAGCTGCGTACAGTAAAAATATTACGGCCTACAACATCTACGGTAGTATAAATAGATAAAATGGTCTCATCTTGCGGATTAACATCTCCAAACAATTCATAGTATTTATTTCCTAATGGACTTGAAGCATCTGAAAGAGCAGGATGTAATGAAAACCCTCCGCCATTTACAACATTACAAGAGGCTAAACATTCTTCCCATTTTGGAGTTCCAGTTAAAACGCCTGCATTCAGGTATACTTTAGCTAGCAAAGTATACCCAGCCCATTTGTTGAATCTGCCGTAAAATTCTCCACCCTTAGTACCAGGTAATAAATCAATATTTGCCTTTAATTCAGAAACTACGAAATCAAATACTTCTTTACGACTTGCTTGTGGTATTTTATCAACAGTAATATTGTTGTCTGTGTAAAATGGCACATTTCCAAAATCATCAATTAATAAATAATAGAAAAAAGCTCTTAAAACTTTTGCTTCAGCAATTTTTGATGCATCAGCTTTAGAGTCTTCCAATAGTTTTATTGCAAGGTTTGCATTGAAAACGGATACATATAACCAGTTCCAAGTATTTCTAACTACTTCGTCTGTTGGCAGCCACTGGTGTTTAAATAAAATTGCAAATTCAGTAGACCAGTCACCTGTATTTCTATGAGGAATAACCTGATCATCGACACACATTGAGTTTAAGTCGTACCAACCCAAATCTGCGCCGGCATAACCAACTCCATTCCAGTTACCAGGAATTTGTCCGTATACACCAGCTAAAGCGATATCTGCTCCTTGAGGAGATCCATAAAAATCTGAAGCAGGATATTTGTCATACACATTTTCATCAAGATCAGTGCAAGCTGTAAGAGCAAAGAAACAGATGCTTCCTGCTATAAATATATTTTTTAATTTCATTTCTTTTACTATTTAAATTTAACATTTACACCAAACGAAATGCTTCTGGTACGAGGATAAATTCCTCTATCACCTCCAAAATAATCATTTACGTCACCGCTACCACTTAAGTTAATTTCAGGATCAATACCTGAATATTTTGTGATAAGGAATAGGTTGTTTCCAGTAAGAGAAAGTCTAATTGACTCTATAAATCGATCTTTAAAACTAAAATTGTATCCTGCTGTAACGTTTTCTAAACGAACAAAAGAACCGTCTTCTAACCATAAATTTGAGGAATATTGAGAGGTGAAAATGCCTAAGTCAACAGCGCTTTCTAAAACATTACTTTTTCCAATGTTTTCCATATAGCTTGAACGTTGATTTACTGTATTGTAAATTTTATTTCCTCCAGAACCTCTTACTAAGAAAGAAGCGTCAAACTTTTTATATCTCAAAGTTGGATTGAAAGCAAAAGTATAAGTTGGTAAAGCTGAACCTTGCATTACACGATCTGCACTCGTATTACTTTGATCGAAATTTCCGTCACCATTTTGATCTACAACTGTTTCAGCGTTAGCAGCATTTTTTCCTTCGTGTTGTAAAATGTTAAATGTACCAATTGGCTGTCCTTCTATTAAGTAAGAATTTGGCGCACCCCAATCTATATAGTTTGTTTTCAATGGTACACCATTAATTTCTCCGTTTAACTTAAGAACCTCATTACGCATAAAAGATACATTTCCAGCCAAAGTTAAAGTTGTATTTTCATTGCTAATTACATCATATGCTAAAGCAAACTCGACACCTTCATTTCTTAGACTACCAATATTGGCTTGAATTTGTTCGTATTGGTAAGGCGGCAGAGAAACGGTATAATTGAATAATAAATTGTCAGTTGTAGCAGTATATAAGTCAACTGTACCTCTCAATCTGTTATTAATTAAGCCAAAATCAAGACCAATATTAGTTTGTTTTTTAGTTTCCCATTTCAAATCAGGATTAGCATTTTGAGTAATTTTGTAATTTGAAATCTGAGAACCTCCAAAATAAGTAGTTCCTGCAGGACCTACTAAAGAAATTGATCCTTGAGGCTGTAAACCTTGCTGATTACCAGTAACGCCATAACCTACACGTAATTTCAAATCATTGACCACAGATTGATTAGCCATAAACGATTCTTTTGCAATTTGCCAAGCGACTGAAGCAGATGGGAAATTACCCCATTTATTGTTTTCTCCAAACACAGAAGATCCATCACGTCTGATACTTGCTGTAACCAAATAACGGTCTAATAAAGAATAATTTACTCTTCCTAAAAAAGAAACTAGAGTTCTGTCATTTTTAGAGGATTTAATATCTCCAGGCAGAGCTTTACTAATATCACCTAATTGAAGGTTATTGTAAGTTGCTAAATCATTAACAAAACCTCTTACTTGAGAATAATTTTCTTGCTTGCTTTGGTATTGCCATTCGTAAAGACCTAAGGCATTGATTGAGTGAACACCAAATGTTTTTTTGTAATTCAAACTAATATCCATTAACTTCTCTTCTTGGCGAGTATTATTAATGTTTCCAAAACCTTTTTGGTTAATTGCGTTTGCATCTGTAGATTTTGCCGGATTATAAAAACCAATTGAATTATTAGCTTTTCTCCAGCTTCCAAACCAACCTGCCTGCAAACCATCAACGATATCTAAATCTGCTTTAAGGCTTCCAAATAAATTATCATATTTTCCCTCGTTTGTAATTTCTTGTTGAGCCGCATAAGGATTCAAATATTGAAATAAGTTAGGATCTGTATAATAAGTTGTTCCGTCTGCTTGAAACACAGGATCAGTCGGACGCATTTGATAAGCTTGAGAAATTAAATTCGAAACCTGATTTACTCTACCAATACTTTGTACGCTACTTTGAGTATTGCTAATTCCGTTAGTTAAAGTATAATTTAGAGTCAATTTATCATCCAATGCTTTTTGAGTCGCTTGTAATCTTGCAATATATTTTTTATTACTAGAGTTAATTACAACACCATCTTGCAAAATAGCACTCAGAGACCCGTGGTAACTAAATTTATCACTGCCTCCACCAAACGAAAGTGTATGAGTTTGTGTAAATCCTGTTTGTGTTAAAATTCCGTACCAATCTGTGTTTGCGCCGTGATTTGCAGATGCCGGAACTCCCACACTTTGCGCTGCCGCCCACCATTGGTCAGCATTTAGGAAATCCAATTTTTTTGGAATAAAATCGATAGAAGAAGAACCTACATATTCAAAAGTTGTTTTTCCTGATTTGTTGGTTTTAGTAGTTACAATGATAACTCCCGGCGCTCCTCTAGATCCATAAATGGCAGTTGCCGAAGCATCTTTCAAAATATCAATAGACGCAATTTCAGTTGGAGGTATAGAATTTAATAAATCTAAGTTTCCCTGAATTCCATCTACTACCACCAAAGGGTCGCTTCCGCCAATTAAAGAACTTACTCCACGAATACGTACACTTGGTCCAGAGCCTGGTTCACTTCCAATCTGGTTAATATTTACACCTGCCGCTTTTCCAGAAATTAATTGCAGCGGATTTACTATTGGACCTTGATTCATGTCTTTTGCAGCAATAGAAGAAACGGCACCCGTTACATCCTTTTTAGAAACAGAACCGTAACCCACTAAAACAACCTCTTGTAAGTTGGTAGCATCTGGTTCCAATTGAATATTTAAAACGCCATTTCCAGCAGGAACTTTTTTAGTTTTATACCCTACAAAACTTACTACGATAATAGATGAACTGCTTTCGACAGTAAATTTAAATTTACCATCAAAATCGGTTACCACACTATTTTTTGTGCCTTCTTCGATGATAGAAGCTCCAGGAAGCGGAGCACCATTTTCGTCGGTAATAATTCCAGAAATAGTTTCTTTTTCATCTTGAATATTTTGCGATTTAAATTCTGGTTTTTTAAGGATAATCTGTGTGTCTCGAATTTTAAATTCGGTTGGGGTTCCTTTAAAAATTTTATCTAAAACAGTATAAATCGATTGTTCTTTTACAGAAATAGAAACCGTTCGATCTAAGTCGACATCACTCATTTTGTAAATAAATCTAAAATCTGTTTTTTGCTCAATGGTCTCAATAACCTTTTCGATTGTTGAATTGTTTAATTCAAGGGTAACTTTTGTTTTTTGAGCATAAGTACTTGCTTTGATATTAAACATGGCGACCAAAATAAGTAGTGTAGTTAATTTCAATTTTAGGTCATTTTGGAACAATGAGTATAGAAACCCATTATTCTTAGATTTTTTTTTCATAATTTTGTTAATTGATTGTAGTTAATTCGTTATATTCAATCACTTAGTTAATCGGAAATTGTTCGCAGCTCTTTCCGATTTTTTTATTCCCGTAATGTTATCTCATCATATATTTTTATTGGTTTTAGTGGTTATTTAATTAGTATTTGATTGTTTTTTATTGTGTAATTAATGCCATGAACATCATTAAAATAGCTCATCACATTCTCGATTGATTCTTCTTTAAAGCTGGCATTAAACTTCTCGTTAGCCAGTTTTTCGTTTTTATTAATGATCGTTACGTTATAGCGTCTTTCTAATTTGGTAATAATGTTTTTGAA
The Flavobacterium humidisoli DNA segment above includes these coding regions:
- a CDS encoding glycoside hydrolase family 97 protein; this translates as MRLNKKAALLFFVILSVFSLQAQEITSPDKNLSLKFELKEGGIPSYQLSYKQKPVIKPSSLGLELKNNASFMDGFTITNTAQSSVDENWNPVLGEEKTIRNHYNELVVTLAQAKNNNRFIRIRFRLFNDGLGFRYEFPKQNDLNYFVIKEERTEFQLAGNHKIFWIPGDYDTNEYAYTTSKISEIPSLMKKATIEINAQHPIKELSVQTPSMMKSNDGLYINIHEAGLINYPAMYLEVDAKTNKMTSHLAPDAVGAKGYMQTDAQTPWRTIVVSDKATDILASKLILNLNEPTSYKDVSWIKPVKYIGIWWEYFVAGRSTWAFGKENNVKMTDDFTKLTPNGKHGATTERAKEYIDFASKNGFDAILIEGWNIGWEDWIGNWKEDVFDFVTAYPDFDVKAVHAYAASKGVKIIMHHETSGSATNYERRLDRAFQFMNDNGYDAVKTGYVGQIIPRGEHHDGQWMVNHYINVAKRAADYKIMINSHEAVRPTGLNRTFPNWIAQESARGTEFESMGGLAPDHTTILPFTRLMGGPMDYTPGIFQTDLSYYGTGSSQRVNTTLVKQLAYYVTMYSPLQMAADIPGNYERFPDAFQFIKDVAVDWDNSYILEAEPGDYITIARKAKGKNEWFIGGITDENARTANISFDYLPAGKNFIATIYADAKDANWNQNPQKYTVTKVIVNSKSKLKQYLAPGGGVAISIKEGNSAELKGLKKL
- a CDS encoding alpha-amylase family glycosyl hydrolase, whose translation is MKSNSNIFLALLLSIAFVSCSSSEENPKPEPNPGTENEYQQYGSSFDKVAANEDAVIYQVNVRSFSPEGNLKGVQKRLGDIQKLGANVIYLMPIYPVGKIKTAGKLGSPYSIKDYKAVNSDYGTLEDLRALVTEAHSKNMAVILDWVANHTSWDNQWITAHPDWYQKDASGNITIPPGTNWQDVAQLNYTNAEMKKAMIDAMSYWVYNANIDGFRCDAADFVPMNFWSEAISKIRKIKNQRMILMAEGTRVNHFDAGFDYTFGFAYFGALEKVFSEAQPASYLQTESSKEYGQLDASRRIVRYTTNHDVNLSDGTPLELFGGKKGSLAAFVIASSMKSVPMIYNGQEIGYSKRIDYFDNVPIDWSTADNDMLLEYQKIIAFRNSSEALRKGKLTGYSSNEASVFTMETTNDKVLIVANIKNKSIKYTAPIALTNTNWKDALTGSTISIGTEINLEAYQYLILKKE
- a CDS encoding SusE domain-containing protein encodes the protein MKKYINKFATLLALVMVVTSCESDAELTVLKSVSFPAAITSSASKIVLTEDTADETATTISWSDVAFPIEAPVLYTVQFDLPANTSGNKAWLNAKVFEAGNDVLSKSFTVRDLNKIATDLGIQPNADGKLAVRVVAAMDRNIYSEPIEITVTPYEKAVVFGEIYMPGDYQGWAVETAAALTAIEKGVYQGYMTAEGTALAFKLNTARTWAEFYGAGATNEDLVRMDDDNLFLPSAGSYQIKVNLNSLKWSATAYAWGIVGTSQAGGWDNSTPMSYDHQTKTWKVTADLVPGALKFRLNNKWDVNYGPADESKNVITKDNAGAYTISEAGTYEVTFTIDETDPNTNGYPATATCTIVKK
- a CDS encoding RagB/SusD family nutrient uptake outer membrane protein is translated as MKLKNIFIAGSICFFALTACTDLDENVYDKYPASDFYGSPQGADIALAGVYGQIPGNWNGVGYAGADLGWYDLNSMCVDDQVIPHRNTGDWSTEFAILFKHQWLPTDEVVRNTWNWLYVSVFNANLAIKLLEDSKADASKIAEAKVLRAFFYYLLIDDFGNVPFYTDNNITVDKIPQASRKEVFDFVVSELKANIDLLPGTKGGEFYGRFNKWAGYTLLAKVYLNAGVLTGTPKWEECLASCNVVNGGGFSLHPALSDASSPLGNKYYELFGDVNPQDETILSIYTTVDVVGRNIFTVRSLIGPHANALFGYSGWNGSVVPKDFYLKYDDKDIRKKQFLLGPQPGNVNYTLDIASLDNPGAGAQEGVRNVKFYPAGSMNGGGASNDFPIYRYADVMLMTAECNVRLGNPGAAKPLVDAIRTRAGLAALASNPTLDDIFDERGRELNWEGHRREDMIRFDKFLLPNEFRGASEEYRKIFPIPTSALNANPGLKQNPGY
- a CDS encoding TonB-dependent receptor; translation: MKLTTLLILVAMFNIKASTYAQKTKVTLELNNSTIEKVIETIEQKTDFRFIYKMSDVDLDRTVSISVKEQSIYTVLDKIFKGTPTEFKIRDTQIILKKPEFKSQNIQDEKETISGIITDENGAPLPGASIIEEGTKNSVVTDFDGKFKFTVESSSSIIVVSFVGYKTKKVPAGNGVLNIQLEPDATNLQEVVLVGYGSVSKKDVTGAVSSIAAKDMNQGPIVNPLQLISGKAAGVNINQIGSEPGSGPSVRIRGVSSLIGGSDPLVVVDGIQGNLDLLNSIPPTEIASIDILKDASATAIYGSRGAPGVIIVTTKTNKSGKTTFEYVGSSSIDFIPKKLDFLNADQWWAAAQSVGVPASANHGANTDWYGILTQTGFTQTHTLSFGGGSDKFSYHGSLSAILQDGVVINSSNKKYIARLQATQKALDDKLTLNYTLTNGISNTQSSVQSIGRVNQVSNLISQAYQMRPTDPVFQADGTTYYTDPNLFQYLNPYAAQQEITNEGKYDNLFGSLKADLDIVDGLQAGWFGSWRKANNSIGFYNPAKSTDANAINQKGFGNINNTRQEEKLMDISLNYKKTFGVHSINALGLYEWQYQSKQENYSQVRGFVNDLATYNNLQLGDISKALPGDIKSSKNDRTLVSFLGRVNYSLLDRYLVTASIRRDGSSVFGENNKWGNFPSASVAWQIAKESFMANQSVVNDLKLRVGYGVTGNQQGLQPQGSISLVGPAGTTYFGGSQISNYKITQNANPDLKWETKKQTNIGLDFGLINNRLRGTVDLYTATTDNLLFNYTVSLPPYQYEQIQANIGSLRNEGVEFALAYDVISNENTTLTLAGNVSFMRNEVLKLNGEINGVPLKTNYIDWGAPNSYLIEGQPIGTFNILQHEGKNAANAETVVDQNGDGNFDQSNTSADRVMQGSALPTYTFAFNPTLRYKKFDASFLVRGSGGNKIYNTVNQRSSYMENIGKSNVLESAVDLGIFTSQYSSNLWLEDGSFVRLENVTAGYNFSFKDRFIESIRLSLTGNNLFLITKYSGIDPEINLSGSGDVNDYFGGDRGIYPRTRSISFGVNVKFK